A stretch of DNA from Gemmatimonadales bacterium:
GTGGCCAAGCGCGCCATGCGCCCCCCCGCGCGCGAGCGCCTGGAGGCCGACGCGCTCGCCGGCGCCGGCCGCCGCTACGCCCGCGAGCTGATGCACACGGTCGACGCCACCGAGGGGCTGGCCGCGTTCCTCGAGAAGCGCACGCCCGTCTGGACGCACAGGTGAAAACGGTCGAGACCTTCCCCGGCTGGCGCGGGCGCCCGGTGGACGAGGTGCTCGCGCGGTGCGCCGACCTGCTCGAGGACGACCGCTTCCCGACCGTGACGCGGTGGCGCGAGGCCGGCGGCAAGGTCGCGGGCCACTTCCAGGTCTACTTCCCCGAGGAGATCGCGCACGCCGCGGGGATGCTGCCCTACAAGGTCCGCGGCGCGCCGGTCGAGCCCACCCAGGCCGACTCACGCTTCGGCTCCTACCTCTGCTCGATCGTGAAGACGTCGCTCGAGCTGGCCTTGAGCCGGCGCGTCGTGCTCGACCTGTTCGTGACCCATCCGATCTGCGACGCCGCGCGCAACCTGGCCGCGGTGTGGGGCCGCAACTTCGCCTACCCGTGCGAGATCCTCTACCTGCCCCAGAACGCCAACTCCCTCCACTCGGCCGGTTGGCTGCGCGGCGAGTACGACCGCCTGCGCCGCACGGTCGGGCGCGTGGCCGGCCGGCAGGTGAGCGACGACGACCTGCGCCGCTCGATCGCCGTCTTCAACCGGAACCGCGCCCTGCTGCGCGAGCTGTACGCCCTCAAGCGCGAGGCGCCGTGGCGCGTGGGCGCCGCCGAGGCCTACACCCTGGTGGCCGTCGGCGGCCTGATGCCTCGCGAGGAGCACAACGACCTGCTGGCGCAGGTACTCCCGGCGCTCGCGGCCAGGCCGGCGAAGAAGCTCGACAAGGTGCGCGTCGTCCTCGAGGGCGGCTTCTGCGAGCAACCGCCGCTCGACCTGCTGCGGGCCATCGGCCGCTCCTGCGACCTGGTGGACGACGACCTCCTGATCGGGCTGCGCTGGATCACCGACGACGTGAGCGCCGACGGCGATCCACTCGCCGCGCTGGCGCACGCCTACCTGGAGCGCTCGAGCTACAGCCCGGTGCAGCACGACGCCCGCAAGCCGAAGGAGCGGATGCTGATCGAGCGGGCGCGGGCGGCCGGGGCCCAGGCGGTCATCGTCGGCGCCGCCAAGATGTGCGAGCCGGGGCTCGAGGAGCAGGTGGCCTACACCCGCGCGCTCGACGCCGCGGGCGTGCCGTTCTTCGTGACGGAGTTCGAGGAGAACATGACCAGCTTCGAGCAGCTCGAGGTCCAGCTCGAGACGTTCGTCGAGAACCTGCTGTTCGAGTGAGAGGAGCCGGCGCGTGAGCGAGGCGGTGGGGACGGACGGCATCGTGGGGCGCGGCAACAACGACGGTGCGCGCCTGTTCCGGGAGTGGTTCCAGGAGCTGGGCGCGGCCGCCGAGGCCGGCCGGCCCTCGGCGTACGTGTTCGTGATGGGGAGCCTGGCGGAGCTGCTCAGGACCTTCGACCTGCCGGTCGTGTTCCCCGAGATCAACTCGCTGCAGACCGCGGTGCGTCGCGCCGCTCACGAGTACCTCGACCAGGCGGAGGACTACGGGTACTCGCCGGACATCTGCGGCTACGTGAAGGCCGACGTCGCGGCGCAGCTCCGGGGCGGCGAGCTGCCGATGGGCCGGATCCCGAAGCCCGCCATCGCCGTCTACACCAACGCCTGCAACACCTACATCAAGTGGGCGGAGATCTGGGAGCGGATGTACGGCATCCCGGCCTTCACCCTCGACGTGCCGGGCACCCGGAGCGAGGGCGGCCAGACCTGGCCGGGCGACGCCGACTTCGAGCACGACCGGCGCTACGTCGAGGCCCAGCTCCGGGAGCTGATCCCGGTCCTCGAGCGCGTCTCCGGCGTGCGGTTCGACGTGGACCGGCTGCGCGAGGCGATGGGGCACACCAACGGCCTGGTGCGCGGCTGGAAACAAGTGCTGGCCCTGAACGCCAGCCGTCCCTCGGTGTTCAACGCGCTCACCGACGGCACGATCTACCTCGGGATGGCGAACTGCTTCCGCGGCGCGGCCGCGGGCGCGTCCTACTTCACCGACCTGGTGGAGGAGATGACGTACAAGAGCGCCCACGGGATCGGCACGCTGACCGAGGAGGCCTGGCGGCTGCTGTTCGTGGGCGTGCCGTGCTACCCGATCTTCCGCCGCTTCTCGGAGCTGTTCACCGAGCACGGCGGCACCTTCGTCGGGTCCACCTACCTGAACTTCGCGTCGGGCGGCGCCAACTTCGGCCACGAGTACGACCTGGCGCGGCCGCTCGAGAGCCTGGCCGAGGGCCTGCTCATCGGGGTGCGCGACGCGATGGACAACATGTTCCACCAGACCGGCCCGCTGGTCGGCATGGTGGACGACCTCGCCGCGGACG
This window harbors:
- a CDS encoding 2-hydroxyacyl-CoA dehydratase translates to MKTVETFPGWRGRPVDEVLARCADLLEDDRFPTVTRWREAGGKVAGHFQVYFPEEIAHAAGMLPYKVRGAPVEPTQADSRFGSYLCSIVKTSLELALSRRVVLDLFVTHPICDAARNLAAVWGRNFAYPCEILYLPQNANSLHSAGWLRGEYDRLRRTVGRVAGRQVSDDDLRRSIAVFNRNRALLRELYALKREAPWRVGAAEAYTLVAVGGLMPREEHNDLLAQVLPALAARPAKKLDKVRVVLEGGFCEQPPLDLLRAIGRSCDLVDDDLLIGLRWITDDVSADGDPLAALAHAYLERSSYSPVQHDARKPKERMLIERARAAGAQAVIVGAAKMCEPGLEEQVAYTRALDAAGVPFFVTEFEENMTSFEQLEVQLETFVENLLFE
- a CDS encoding 2-hydroxyacyl-CoA dehydratase family protein — translated: MSEAVGTDGIVGRGNNDGARLFREWFQELGAAAEAGRPSAYVFVMGSLAELLRTFDLPVVFPEINSLQTAVRRAAHEYLDQAEDYGYSPDICGYVKADVAAQLRGGELPMGRIPKPAIAVYTNACNTYIKWAEIWERMYGIPAFTLDVPGTRSEGGQTWPGDADFEHDRRYVEAQLRELIPVLERVSGVRFDVDRLREAMGHTNGLVRGWKQVLALNASRPSVFNALTDGTIYLGMANCFRGAAAGASYFTDLVEEMTYKSAHGIGTLTEEAWRLLFVGVPCYPIFRRFSELFTEHGGTFVGSTYLNFASGGANFGHEYDLARPLESLAEGLLIGVRDAMDNMFHQTGPLVGMVDDLAADGVVFHPIKSCRTVSTGLADSRRALQAERDLPSLFIESDMMDRRVVSEAQLKNRIDAFFEGLASRRAQAAVPRAAAPPTA